One window of Mixophyes fleayi isolate aMixFle1 chromosome 3, aMixFle1.hap1, whole genome shotgun sequence genomic DNA carries:
- the LOC142142625 gene encoding rho-related GTP-binding protein RhoB-like: protein MSTIRKKLVVVGDGACGKTCLLIVFRVNVFPEVYVPIVCDGYVADIEVDGKQVELELWYTMGQEDFDRLRPLSYPGTDVILMCFSVDNPDSLENIPKKWEPEVKRFCPNVPIILVANKKDLRNDEHIHEELAHMKQEPVRTEDGRAMAVRISAYEYLECSAKTKDGVREVFETATRAALQKRHGPRGECMSCCNLL, encoded by the coding sequence ATGTCGACGATCCGCAAGAAGCTGGTGGTGGTCGGGGACGGGGCGTGCGGCAAGACCTGTCTGCTCATCGTCTTCAGAGTGAACGTGTTCCCCGAGGTCTACGTGCCCATCGTCTGCGATGGCTACGTGGCGGACATCGAGGTGGACGGCAAGCAGGTGGAGCTGGAGCTGTGGTACACGATGGGCCAGGAGGACTTTGACCGGCTGCGGCCCCTCTCCTACCCGGGCACGGACGTCATCCTCATGTGCTTCTCGGTGGACAACCCGGACTCGCTGGAGAACATCCCCAAGAAGTGGGAGCCCGAGGTCAAGCGCTTCTGCCCCAATGTGCCCATCATCCTGGTGGCCAACAAGAAGGACCTGCGGAACGACGAGCACATCCACGAGGAGCTGGCCCACATGAAGCAGGAGCCGGTGCGCACCGAGGACGGCCGGGCCATGGCTGTGCGCATCTCCGCCTATGAGTACTTGGAGTGCTCGGCTAAAACCAAGGACGGTGTGCGGGAGGTGTTTGAAACGGCCACTAGGGCGGCGCTGCAGAAGAGGCATGGGCCCAGAGGGGAGTGTATGAGCTGCTGCAATCTGCTCTGA